Proteins from one Bacteroidota bacterium genomic window:
- a CDS encoding DEAD/DEAH box helicase family protein, with product MLLDNKTKTDDNDFYKVFDFIKNYTKQGELDLVTGYFSVNALALMYDDLNNVEKFKMILGNLMKDNSQVNKIIDLLNGNAGIDNTLSLSLSAKKAVAFLEQEHVEVKNIQKNFCHAKTYIYTDKDPRKNFYIIGSSNLTDAGLGIKDSSNVELNTAKHDYEGDFKEFKNWFKHQWEKVASEKIELADRTKVEVKDYIIELIKNLFKEYTPKDLYYKVLYELFKEDLLSLTSDAEFKREIAHLEVTEIYQTLFSYQQKGSLSLIKMLQKYNGAILADAVGLGKTWTALAVMKYFENKGYTVFLFCPKKLRNNWEQYQSGKGSRFEKDEIEYYVRNHTDLQDERLTSNYPDFPLSKLQRKQKLLFVIDESHNLRNDKSSRYKFLVDNVLLPEKTSREVKLLHLSATPINNKLIDIRNQFKLMTKGSDSGFEKSGLEIGSLESIFRTAQKDFNDWSALDTKKISDFISKLPQKFFDLTDALIVARTRKLIEGEFGAMNFPKKDIPVNEYITPVNFGNLKSFEDILNALRVNLTAYRPSEYIKDLKVESVLDNPKQREKFLVKMMYILLMKRLESSWFSFKNTVENILNHHTNALAKVNEFIEKKVDTSIEDNLTEEEKEELEDSVSESENNSQEEPPITLGKKNPIPLSSITNIDIFKKHLEGDITKLELLQSNLAKFESDFANGKAEDEKLNKLIYHIETKQAKSSNKKVLIFTVFKDTAQYLYRELQKRKIKNLAYVSGALSETHDGYSGEKFEEILERFAPFTKLYNEKDWTELYENNLTTEEFREGDKWKVPFEKWLQLIKDNDKKTQKKISNPIDVLIATDCLSEGQNLQDCDTVVNYDIHWNPVRLIQRMGRIDRIGSMNDTIRGINFWPGKNYEDYLRLKKRVEERMALMSVVGTELQDITPEFQKMVEENPLLPKQAQKMLDQLQITWDDIETNDETLGLNDLSMEQFRQELFEFFKQNEDFFKQMPNGVFTGFKFRTNKKWETIPDSIVAVLGYPRKPDESTEHIYDEIHLLHQPISEGEKADSMVLKNNQEILSLLRYHKMEHRYVPQNIEKGDQKVLAKLAASIGAWVKNQTTPVAINEIQNLFTGDTTPQKISPEQKKLEDKFKSENFDLINWFIISNK from the coding sequence ATGCTACTAGATAACAAAACAAAAACAGACGATAATGACTTTTATAAAGTTTTTGATTTCATCAAAAACTACACAAAGCAAGGTGAACTTGACCTTGTAACAGGATATTTTTCAGTTAATGCTTTGGCATTAATGTATGATGACTTGAACAATGTAGAGAAATTTAAAATGATTTTGGGTAACCTAATGAAAGACAATTCTCAAGTGAATAAGATTATTGACTTGCTTAATGGCAATGCTGGAATTGACAACACTCTTTCTCTTAGCTTATCAGCTAAAAAAGCAGTGGCTTTTTTAGAGCAAGAGCATGTTGAAGTAAAAAATATTCAGAAGAATTTTTGCCATGCAAAAACTTATATCTACACCGACAAAGACCCACGAAAAAACTTTTATATAATTGGTAGTTCAAACCTTACTGATGCAGGACTTGGCATAAAGGACAGCAGCAACGTCGAGTTAAACACAGCCAAACATGATTACGAAGGCGACTTCAAAGAATTTAAAAACTGGTTTAAACACCAATGGGAAAAAGTAGCATCGGAGAAAATTGAATTAGCCGACAGGACAAAGGTTGAGGTAAAAGATTACATCATTGAACTAATCAAAAACTTGTTCAAAGAATACACACCGAAAGATCTTTACTACAAAGTCCTGTATGAATTATTCAAAGAAGATTTGCTTTCCCTTACAAGTGATGCAGAGTTCAAAAGAGAAATTGCACACTTGGAAGTTACCGAAATTTACCAAACGCTTTTCTCTTATCAACAAAAAGGTTCGTTGAGTTTAATCAAGATGTTGCAGAAATACAACGGAGCAATTTTAGCGGATGCAGTTGGATTAGGAAAAACTTGGACTGCATTAGCAGTGATGAAATATTTTGAAAACAAGGGATATACTGTTTTTCTTTTTTGTCCAAAAAAATTACGGAACAATTGGGAGCAATACCAAAGCGGGAAAGGTTCAAGGTTTGAGAAAGATGAAATTGAATACTATGTAAGAAACCACACCGACCTGCAAGACGAAAGACTAACTTCAAACTATCCGGATTTTCCGCTTTCAAAATTGCAACGTAAGCAAAAACTATTATTTGTAATTGATGAAAGCCACAATTTGCGTAACGACAAATCTTCACGATACAAATTTTTAGTTGACAATGTACTGTTGCCTGAAAAAACAAGCCGTGAAGTAAAATTGCTTCACCTTTCAGCAACTCCCATCAATAACAAATTAATTGACATCAGAAATCAATTCAAGTTGATGACTAAAGGAAGTGATAGCGGTTTTGAAAAATCAGGATTAGAGATTGGTAGTTTGGAAAGTATTTTTAGAACAGCACAAAAAGATTTTAATGACTGGAGTGCATTGGACACTAAAAAGATATCTGACTTCATTTCTAAACTTCCCCAAAAATTCTTTGACCTCACAGATGCTTTAATTGTTGCACGGACAAGAAAATTAATTGAAGGAGAATTTGGAGCAATGAATTTTCCAAAGAAAGATATACCTGTAAATGAATATATAACCCCTGTAAACTTTGGAAACCTTAAATCTTTTGAAGATATTTTAAATGCACTTCGGGTAAACCTCACTGCATACAGACCTTCTGAATACATCAAAGATTTGAAAGTGGAAAGTGTTTTGGATAATCCAAAACAGAGGGAAAAGTTTTTGGTTAAGATGATGTATATCCTATTGATGAAACGTCTTGAATCAAGTTGGTTTTCTTTCAAAAACACAGTTGAAAATATTTTGAATCATCACACCAACGCATTAGCAAAAGTGAATGAGTTTATTGAAAAGAAAGTGGACACTTCCATTGAAGATAATCTGACAGAGGAAGAGAAAGAAGAATTGGAAGACAGCGTTTCAGAATCGGAGAACAATAGCCAAGAAGAACCTCCAATTACTTTAGGAAAGAAAAATCCTATTCCGCTTTCATCCATCACCAACATTGACATTTTCAAAAAACATTTGGAAGGCGACATTACAAAATTAGAATTACTGCAAAGCAATTTGGCAAAGTTTGAAAGTGATTTTGCAAACGGGAAAGCAGAAGATGAAAAACTAAACAAGTTAATTTATCACATAGAAACCAAGCAAGCAAAATCATCGAATAAAAAGGTTTTAATCTTCACTGTGTTCAAAGACACAGCACAATATCTGTATCGTGAATTGCAGAAACGGAAAATTAAAAACCTAGCGTATGTATCAGGTGCATTGAGTGAAACGCATGATGGATATTCAGGCGAAAAGTTTGAAGAAATTCTGGAACGCTTTGCACCATTCACAAAACTTTACAACGAAAAAGATTGGACAGAACTTTACGAAAACAATCTAACTACAGAGGAATTCCGTGAAGGCGACAAATGGAAAGTGCCTTTTGAAAAATGGTTACAACTGATTAAAGACAACGATAAGAAAACGCAAAAGAAAATTTCAAATCCTATTGATGTTTTAATTGCAACCGACTGTTTAAGCGAAGGTCAAAACTTGCAGGATTGCGACACCGTTGTAAATTATGATATTCATTGGAATCCAGTTCGCCTCATTCAACGAATGGGACGGATTGACAGAATAGGTTCAATGAATGATACCATCAGAGGAATAAATTTTTGGCCAGGCAAAAACTATGAAGATTATTTGCGACTGAAAAAACGAGTAGAGGAACGAATGGCTTTAATGAGTGTGGTAGGTACAGAGTTGCAAGACATTACTCCTGAATTTCAAAAGATGGTGGAAGAAAATCCGTTGTTGCCAAAGCAAGCACAAAAAATGCTTGACCAGTTGCAAATAACTTGGGATGACATTGAAACCAATGATGAAACACTTGGCTTGAATGATTTGTCAATGGAACAATTCCGTCAGGAGTTGTTTGAGTTCTTCAAACAAAACGAAGATTTTTTTAAGCAGATGCCAAATGGAGTTTTCACAGGGTTTAAATTCAGAACAAATAAAAAGTGGGAAACAATTCCCGACAGCATTGTTGCTGTTTTGGGCTATCCGAGAAAACCCGATGAAAGCACCGAACATATTTATGATGAAATTCATTTGCTGCATCAACCCATTTCAGAGGGAGAAAAAGCGGACTCAATGGTTTTAAAAAACAATCAGGAAATTCTTTCATTGCTTCGCTATCATAAAATGGAACACCGTTATGTTCCACAAAACATTGAAAAAGGCGACCAAAAAGTTTTAGCAAAACTTGCTGCATCAATTGGCGCTTGGGTAAAGAATCAAACTACGCCAGTAGCAATAAATGAAATTCAAAATTTGTTTACAGGCGATACCACACCGCAAAAAATTTCACCCGAACAAAAAAAGTTGGAAGATAAATTCAAGAGTGAAAATTTTGATTTGATTAATTGGTTCATTATTTCTAATAAGTAA
- a CDS encoding helix-turn-helix domain-containing protein — MTNPFEILETRLIDIENQLSEIKNLILKRTEQQESEELLTVQQAADLLNLAKQTIYGHVHRCEIPVSKKGKRLYFSKTELLDWVRQGKKRTLNEIEFIARNRINKNI, encoded by the coding sequence ATGACAAATCCATTTGAAATTTTAGAGACAAGATTAATAGACATTGAAAATCAATTATCAGAAATAAAAAATTTAATTCTAAAGCGAACTGAGCAACAGGAATCAGAGGAACTACTAACGGTTCAACAAGCCGCCGATTTGCTAAATCTTGCCAAACAAACAATATATGGTCATGTTCACCGGTGTGAGATTCCTGTGTCAAAAAAAGGTAAACGGTTATATTTTTCTAAGACGGAATTATTGGATTGGGTGAGGCAGGGAAAAAAACGAACATTAAATGAAATTGAATTTATCGCTAGAAATAGGATTAATAAAAATATATAG
- a CDS encoding helix-turn-helix domain-containing protein has translation MNVITIESEAFEHIVKKLDEIQGTLEERNKEPKEKWLDNQELMQLLKISKRTAQHYRDSGLISFSQVGNKIYYRLSDIEDLLKNHFNKSFKK, from the coding sequence ATGAATGTAATAACTATTGAATCAGAAGCATTCGAGCATATTGTTAAGAAACTCGATGAAATTCAAGGCACATTAGAGGAACGAAATAAAGAACCAAAAGAAAAGTGGCTTGATAATCAGGAACTCATGCAACTTCTTAAAATATCCAAGCGCACTGCTCAACACTATCGTGACAGCGGGCTAATTTCTTTTTCGCAAGTAGGTAACAAAATTTATTACCGCCTTTCCGATATAGAGGACTTGCTCAAAAATCATTTCAACAAATCTTTTAAGAAATAA
- a CDS encoding RteC domain-containing protein, whose protein sequence is MSISNYPARIISHSFKEHPIKNYLADEYSEFDLIGKQVNTIDFTYRGKFSDLTYCKALIQKFSEITISQLPEFIEYQLKLVSDKKQWLFDLEKLVETNRDILDKKRAAFSTEISNCLQTILNKSKNAESVNNLIWKGNDVDLLELIVALSEAKMITNLKGDTVRSEIIKIFEKLFGLSIKDANKKISAAGNRKRETAPFLTTLMNAYKNYVHQGKIK, encoded by the coding sequence ATGAGCATTTCCAATTATCCTGCACGAATTATTTCGCATTCCTTTAAGGAACACCCAATTAAAAATTACTTGGCTGACGAGTATAGTGAATTTGATTTAATAGGGAAGCAAGTAAATACAATTGATTTTACATATCGTGGCAAGTTTTCTGATTTGACATATTGTAAAGCACTGATTCAGAAATTTTCTGAAATAACTATAAGCCAGCTCCCTGAATTTATTGAATATCAATTGAAACTAGTTTCAGATAAAAAACAATGGCTGTTCGATCTTGAAAAATTAGTTGAAACTAATAGGGATATATTAGATAAAAAACGAGCAGCGTTTAGTACTGAAATTTCTAATTGTTTGCAGACTATTTTAAATAAATCGAAAAATGCAGAATCTGTAAACAATTTGATTTGGAAGGGTAATGATGTTGATTTGCTGGAATTGATTGTAGCGTTAAGTGAAGCTAAAATGATCACAAATTTAAAAGGAGATACTGTTAGGTCAGAAATTATTAAAATTTTCGAGAAGCTTTTTGGGCTATCTATTAAAGATGCAAATAAGAAAATTAGTGCCGCCGGAAATCGAAAGAGGGAAACTGCACCTTTTTTAACAACCTTAATGAACGCATATAAAAACTATGTCCATCAGGGTAAAATAAAATAA
- a CDS encoding site-specific integrase, with the protein MPTFKVFVNDRKTNKIGEAPIYLRIIKNRKSSYISLGYYIRPEDWDSNKSVVKKSHPNSNRLNNYLAEKLSEVQRHTLDLESKSKGINVKEMKKAVVGAVSPSFLKYLDRFYLSQEEKVSVGTFNKIKGVIEKVKQFVGNNDLLFDDLTVTWLKSYETYMRNHFKNSTNTIHANFKVIRRIINEAINEDLLPFEKNPFHRFKLKTEKTNIEYLTEKELKLIEELDLVTRTKMDIHRDMYVFAAYTGGIRISDIIQLKWKNFDGERIYKQAQKTGEIISIKVPRVGLTILEKYKQKKGKPEDFIFPILKNDVNYSDPKNLHRAISSSTAYVNKNLKIIAEATKITKRLHFHTSRHTFATSAIRKGMRFENASKILGHTNMKTTQIYAKIVNEELDKAMEIFN; encoded by the coding sequence ATGCCCACATTTAAAGTATTTGTCAATGATAGGAAGACAAACAAAATAGGTGAAGCCCCTATCTACTTAAGAATAATAAAAAATCGAAAATCTTCTTATATTTCCTTAGGCTATTATATAAGGCCAGAAGATTGGGATTCGAATAAAAGTGTAGTCAAAAAATCCCACCCAAATTCAAATCGGTTGAATAATTACCTTGCCGAAAAACTTTCAGAAGTCCAACGTCATACACTTGACCTAGAAAGCAAAAGCAAGGGCATTAATGTTAAGGAAATGAAAAAAGCAGTTGTGGGTGCAGTCTCTCCTAGTTTTTTAAAATATCTTGATCGCTTTTATCTAAGTCAAGAGGAGAAAGTGAGTGTAGGCACTTTTAATAAAATTAAAGGAGTTATTGAAAAAGTGAAGCAATTTGTTGGAAACAATGATTTGCTTTTTGATGATTTAACGGTTACTTGGCTTAAAAGCTATGAAACGTATATGAGGAATCATTTCAAAAATTCAACAAATACTATTCACGCAAATTTTAAAGTAATTCGACGAATTATTAACGAAGCAATCAATGAAGATTTACTTCCTTTTGAAAAGAATCCTTTTCATCGATTTAAGTTAAAAACTGAGAAAACAAATATTGAATATCTTACAGAAAAGGAATTGAAACTTATTGAAGAATTGGATTTAGTTACCAGAACAAAAATGGATATTCATAGAGATATGTATGTATTTGCCGCCTATACCGGAGGAATCAGAATATCAGATATTATTCAATTGAAATGGAAAAATTTTGATGGAGAGCGAATTTATAAACAGGCTCAAAAAACAGGTGAGATTATTTCTATAAAGGTTCCAAGAGTTGGGCTAACAATACTTGAAAAGTATAAACAAAAAAAAGGGAAGCCAGAAGATTTTATTTTTCCAATATTAAAAAATGATGTAAATTATTCTGATCCAAAAAATTTGCATCGTGCAATTTCTTCTTCCACTGCATATGTAAATAAAAATTTGAAAATCATTGCTGAAGCAACGAAAATAACTAAGCGACTTCATTTTCATACTTCCCGCCATACCTTTGCAACATCAGCAATTCGAAAAGGGATGCGTTTTGAAAATGCTTCAAAAATATTGGGGCATACAAATATGAAAACAACTCAGATTTATGCAAAAATTGTAAATGAAGAGTTAGATAAGGCGATGGAAATTTTTAATTGA
- a CDS encoding AAA family ATPase → MIHKIQRLISVGKFRNYIASGDVAFKKLTMIYAKNGIGKTTLACVIRSLASLKPELVRNRQSTNSTGEVAAQIIQRVPPTTDTSHNLGTNGWSNPFPDIEIFDIHFVNENVYSGFEFSKEHKEELYNFVLGQQAVILQEQIDTNKEAKAVSVSFQASITEEIIQQVGNGLTEQNLPNFLQIDPTTEINITQQISDGEGALLSAQSQATLQTLPQLSNIQAFSANIDFTLLITDLARNSQTIQNQALQTLYDLHRQDLQDNDIEEPEYWINKGNDFLLAKTAAAENPQQVELHCPFCKQPVSSTLDIINAYTLHFNEEFNSYVQHLTTYRDALQNINLDTFILNLNNSHQANIERTATWSAHLPATAQAPVFNIIADEHVFRAEMQALLAIVNSKLQNPSVGVATISATTFQSSIASINQNITTYNGSVTAYNGAITAFRATIQTVATAESNLQSLRRIQSRCLPAIDNLCSQLRSEKQNHTNLSSAYTTMMQTARLSSNAFLNNYQTRINYYLDTEFHTPFRIANSNVVQPQGQNTVNRAEYTLTIDGFAISTEQNQPRSAKDVLSEGDKTTIALAFFLAKLDVENIKNQKVIIFDDPLSSFDNGRRRTTVKLLARLARDAKQLVVLSHDSKFLFDLHRMVRTVEKKGLEIVYDEIASTSKIQFFEIDKILQNDYFVCLNKIKDFIATGTDAGKRECRREIRIALENYMIFYYYNHLGGNLSITFGTLVDRIEQLQSEGAIEFRDGDSAKVIDDLKELNEISWDSHHGDGDILETRNEIPVEDIDLAEFKRYLQTTLDLIEKRL, encoded by the coding sequence ATGATTCATAAAATTCAAAGGTTGATTTCTGTGGGCAAATTCCGCAACTACATTGCGTCGGGTGATGTAGCGTTTAAGAAACTCACTATGATTTATGCAAAAAATGGAATTGGTAAAACAACACTGGCTTGTGTCATTCGTTCACTTGCTTCGTTAAAACCTGAGTTAGTTCGTAATCGGCAATCAACCAACAGCACAGGAGAAGTTGCAGCACAGATAATTCAGCGTGTCCCACCTACTACCGACACTTCACACAACTTAGGTACTAATGGTTGGTCAAATCCATTTCCTGATATTGAAATCTTTGACATTCACTTCGTGAATGAAAATGTGTATTCAGGTTTTGAATTTTCAAAGGAACATAAGGAAGAACTATACAATTTTGTATTAGGTCAACAGGCAGTCATATTGCAAGAACAGATCGACACTAACAAAGAAGCTAAAGCTGTTTCAGTTTCTTTTCAAGCGTCAATCACAGAGGAAATTATTCAACAAGTAGGTAATGGATTGACAGAGCAAAATCTTCCAAACTTTTTACAAATCGATCCTACAACAGAAATCAATATTACCCAACAAATTTCTGATGGGGAAGGAGCATTACTCAGTGCCCAAAGTCAGGCAACTCTTCAAACCCTTCCACAACTTTCAAACATTCAGGCATTCAGTGCAAATATTGATTTTACCTTATTGATAACTGACTTGGCAAGAAATAGTCAGACAATTCAAAATCAAGCATTGCAAACCTTGTATGACTTGCACAGGCAAGATTTACAAGACAACGATATTGAAGAACCTGAATACTGGATAAATAAAGGCAATGATTTTCTTTTAGCAAAAACAGCAGCAGCCGAAAATCCACAGCAAGTTGAATTGCATTGTCCGTTTTGCAAGCAGCCAGTTAGTTCAACCTTAGATATTATCAATGCTTACACTTTACATTTCAATGAGGAGTTCAATTCTTATGTTCAACACTTAACAACTTACAGGGACGCCTTGCAAAATATAAACCTGGATACATTTATCTTGAACTTGAATAATTCACATCAAGCCAATATAGAAAGAACAGCAACTTGGTCAGCGCATTTACCAGCAACAGCGCAAGCGCCAGTTTTTAATATCATTGCTGATGAACATGTTTTCCGTGCAGAAATGCAAGCACTTTTAGCAATTGTAAATTCAAAACTTCAAAACCCTTCTGTTGGTGTTGCAACTATATCGGCAACTACTTTTCAAAGTTCTATTGCAAGCATTAATCAAAACATTACGACCTATAACGGATCGGTTACTGCCTACAATGGAGCAATCACAGCTTTCAGAGCAACCATTCAAACTGTTGCAACCGCAGAATCTAATCTTCAATCTCTGAGAAGAATTCAAAGTAGATGCCTTCCGGCTATTGATAACCTATGTTCTCAACTAAGAAGTGAAAAACAAAATCACACCAATTTAAGTAGTGCCTATACAACAATGATGCAAACGGCACGATTATCTTCAAACGCTTTTTTAAACAACTATCAAACAAGAATCAATTATTATTTAGACACCGAATTTCACACACCTTTCAGAATAGCAAACAGCAATGTAGTTCAACCGCAAGGACAAAATACAGTCAATCGTGCTGAATATACTCTTACCATTGATGGGTTTGCTATTTCCACAGAGCAAAATCAACCTCGCAGTGCAAAAGATGTTTTAAGCGAAGGAGATAAAACCACAATTGCGCTTGCTTTTTTTTTAGCAAAATTAGATGTAGAGAATATCAAAAATCAGAAGGTAATAATTTTTGACGACCCACTATCAAGTTTTGATAATGGAAGAAGAAGGACAACAGTAAAATTACTTGCAAGGTTAGCAAGGGATGCAAAGCAACTTGTAGTGCTTAGTCACGACAGTAAATTTTTATTTGATCTGCATAGAATGGTGCGCACAGTTGAAAAGAAAGGGTTGGAAATTGTATATGATGAGATAGCATCCACTTCTAAAATTCAGTTTTTTGAAATAGATAAAATACTTCAGAATGACTACTTTGTTTGCCTTAATAAAATAAAAGATTTTATTGCGACAGGAACTGATGCAGGGAAAAGAGAGTGCCGGAGAGAAATAAGAATTGCATTAGAAAACTATATGATATTTTATTACTACAATCACTTAGGAGGTAATTTATCAATCACCTTCGGTACTTTAGTTGATAGAATTGAACAACTCCAAAGTGAAGGTGCTATTGAATTTCGTGATGGAGACAGTGCAAAGGTTATAGATGATTTAAAGGAACTGAATGAAATATCATGGGACAGCCATCACGGTGATGGTGATATTTTGGAAACACGAAATGAAATCCCAGTTGAGGATATTGACCTTGCAGAATTTAAAAGATATTTGCAAACAACACTTGACCTTATTGAAAAACGACTTTAA
- a CDS encoding helix-turn-helix transcriptional regulator codes for MKTINETLCELREKKELLLREVALSISINPTLLSKIVRDERMPTKQQVSALAKFYKRECNEIYIAYLSDKIAFEMQDQNLALQAMKTIESKFKHQRKNRKV; via the coding sequence TTGAAAACTATAAATGAAACTCTTTGTGAACTAAGAGAGAAAAAAGAATTGCTTCTTCGAGAAGTTGCATTATCCATTTCAATTAACCCTACTTTGTTAAGTAAGATTGTAAGAGATGAACGGATGCCAACGAAACAACAAGTAAGCGCATTGGCAAAATTTTACAAAAGGGAGTGCAATGAAATTTATATTGCATATCTGAGTGACAAAATAGCTTTTGAAATGCAAGACCAGAACCTTGCATTACAAGCAATGAAGACAATTGAATCAAAATTTAAACATCAACGCAAGAATAGGAAAGTATGA